In Citrus sinensis cultivar Valencia sweet orange chromosome 4, DVS_A1.0, whole genome shotgun sequence, one DNA window encodes the following:
- the LOC102629406 gene encoding chaperone protein dnaJ C76, chloroplastic — MPTAATAWLPLFTPSISTITKNNSIPKTSRKLSNSNSVTCCKASLNMDFDLYDLLGIDSSSDQSQIKTAYRMLQKRCHPDIAGSAGHDMAIILNEAYSVLSDPNSRLAYDKEQAKTAGLRGYTGKPIYSVWFGSESEQRAVFVDEVKCVGCLKCALFAGKTFAIESAYGRARVVAQWADPEHKILEAIETCPVDCISIVERSDLAALEYLMAKQPRGTVRVGAGNTAGARVSNIFVDVKKFQTQYEDAMKKAAGKDTDTNWEARLSAIQAIRSISNWLYWQLPNAESYQNLTRSKQKLKEPNIKKLLDAAAARKQASKSTKSVPSNCMHHDEYWSPSTHALPDTTQSNRSFKAASESPYNKEWKKPNDRNYSVREENRRSPIALGIPIVTAAIAAAMVRMQVDQGVSDGLKEHIGGSLALIIINSSWLQVMLAGITWYFIGAAVVELIEVIGNRQE, encoded by the exons atgcccaCTGCAGCAACTGCATGGCTGCCTTTGTTCACGCCTAGCATTTCAACGATAACAAAAAACAACTCAATCCCGAAAACGTCCAGGAAGTTGAGTAATAGTAATTCTGTAACATGCTGCAAAGCTTCATTGAACATGGATTTTGATCTTTATGATCTTCTCGGCATCGACAGCAGTTCGGATCAATCTCAGATCAAAACGGCGTACCGTATGCTGCAGAAGAGGTGTCACCCTGATATAGCAGGATCAGCAGGACATGACATGGCTATTATACTCAATGAAGCTTATTCTGTTCTCTCTGATCCTAATTCTCGATTGGCTTATGATAAG GAACAAGCCAAGACTGCTGGACTCCGAGGCTACACCGGGAAACCTATATACTCTGTATGGTTTGGTTCCGAAAGTGAACAAAGAGCCGTGTTTGTTGATGAAGTGAAATGTGTTGGGTGCTTGAAATGCGCCCTCTTTGCTGGGAAAACTTTTGCAATTGAATCAGCGTATGGAAGGGCCAGAGTTGTTGCTCAGTGGGCTGATCCTGAACACAAAATCCTGGAAGCTATAGAAACGTGCCCAGTAGATTGTATCTc GATTGTGGAGAGGTCGGATTTAGCAGCCCTCGAATACCTCATGGCAAAGCAGCCGCGTGGTACCGTAAGAGTGGGGGCAGGGAACACGGCAGGGGCACGTGTCTCGAACATATTCGTTGATGTCAAGAAATTTCAAACACAATATGAAGATGCAATGAAGAAAGCTGCTGGAAAG gATACGGACACCAATTGGGAAGCACGACTATCAGCCATCCAAGCAATCAGATCAATCTCAAATTGGTTATACTGGCAATTGCCCAATGCAGAATCTTATCAAAATCTGACACGGTcgaaacaaaaattgaaagaaccaaatattaaaaagctTCTGGATGCAGCAGCTGCCAGAAAACAAGCAAGTAAGAGCACAAAAAGCGTCCCGTCGAATTGCATGCATCACGATGAGTACTGGAGTCCATCCACTCATGCTCTTCCGGATACAACCCAAAGCAACCGGAGCTTTAAGGCTGCCTCAGAATCTCCATATAATAAAGAATGGAAAAAACCAAATGACAGGAATTACAGTGTACGTGAAGAAAATAGGAGGAGCCCCATCGCCTTGGGAATTCCAATTGTGACAGCAGCAATTGCAGCAGCTATGGTTCGGATGCAAGTTGATCAAGGGGTTTCTGATGGATTGAAAGAACACATAGGTGGCTCTTTGGCATTGATTATTATCAACAGCTCTTGGTTACAGGTGATGTTAGCAGGGATTACATGGTATTTCATTGGAGCAGCAGTTGTAGAACTGATTGAGGTCATTGGCAACAGGCAAGAGTAG